In Microbulbifer agarilyticus, the DNA window GCATAGGCTGCCACAGGCCAATCGGAACTTAAGGTCAGCCGTGCACCGGCATCTAACACCGGTTTCGCAGGCTGGAGACGGGTCATCCGCTCGTCGCCGATACGCGACCTTGCTATGTTGTTCGTCAGCGGATCGAGGCCCGCCCACGACAACTGCATATCCGCAGAAATATCGAACTGTTTTAATCGTTCCAGATCGTCCGGGTGGATAAGCCAGGCGTGGGACACCGCATTCCTGCGGTCGCGCTCGGGGTTGGCGGCAATCACCTTCTCCACCGAATCAATCATGCGGCGTACCGCCAGGTCCCCCAGGCAGTGGCAGAACACATCGAAGCCTTTTTCATCCGCGCGCTTGGCAGTATCGGTTACTACTTCGTAATCAATGATGGGCTTTGGGCTCGCTGCCGGATCATCCGCATAGGGTTCGACCAACAGAGCTGTACGCGTAACCTCATCGCCGTCCATATTGATTTTGAGTTTTTGTATTTGCAGCAATTCGGAATTGTATTTATCCCGATACTCCTCCAAAAGCGGGATCGGGTCGATCTCACCATTGTTCCAGTAATAGGTAGCAACGATGCGAAAAGGAAGCTTTCCTTCATCCTCATACTCGCGAATAAGCGAAAATGCATCGTCGTGCTCGATGCCCTGGATACCTGCATCCAATACCGTGGTCACACCAGCGGCGGAGAACTTGGGCATCCACTCATCCATACCGGAGCGGGTGTAATCCACGCCCAGATCGAGCAGCTTTTCCAGCGTGGAGATTTGCGCGGGCACCTCGATAATGTATCCCGTGGGAGTGCCATCTTCATCGCGTTTGAAGTAGCTGAACCCCGGAGCTGGGTCTTCGGTGTTTTTGTCGATACCGGCTACTTCCAGGGCTTTGGAATTCACCCACGCTTTGTGCCCATCTACCGCCCATAAAAAAATCGGTCTCGTGGAATCGATCGCATCCAGATCCGCGGCTGTGGGATCGCGATCATCCCAGACATTAAAGCGCCAACCGTATCCGGTGATTACCTCAAGCTCCGGGTTTTGCTCGGCGTACTCCCGGATTCGACGAAACAGTTCTTTCCTGTCATCCGTCAGCAGATCGACCCCGCGGGCAATCAAAGTGCCCGCAGCCAAATGAATATGCGAGTCAACAAAACCGGGGAGCAACATACCACCCTGCATATCCACCACCCGGGTATCTTTGCCGACCCATGCTTTGACGCCCTCCGCGGAACCTACATAGCTGATCTTGTTACCCGAGACCGCCACCGCCTGCGCTTCCGGTTGTTCCGGATTGACGGTAAATACAGTGCCATTGGTAAACACGACATCAGCAGACTGGCTATCCCGCTCGCAACCGGCGACAAAACAGAGACATACCAAGGTGACAACTAAGAAAGTCGCCAAGCGAGTGAACGGAGTTGAGAAAAAGCGCATCGGATACAACCTTCCATGGTGTACTGCGAATCGGACAGGAAAAGCATAGTGCCGAATCAATGGGGAAACAGAGGGCCTGTCACCAATGGTCTGGATTGGCGAACGCCTCGACACACTCGGTTACCCCGCGCATTGCCGGAATCGGGCTTCCATCCAGCGACTGCCCCAACCACCCAATGGGTTGGCTCAGGGGATAAGGTGCCGCAACAATACTTTCGTCAATTTGCGCAAAGCCGGTCTTCGAATAAAAGGCTGGGTCGCCATAGGTAAATACCAGATCAGTGCCCTGTGATCGCAACTGGTCGAGCCCGAAGGTAATCAGCGCCTGCCCTATCCCGGTCCCATGTACCTCGGTGGCAACGGCAACCGGGGAAAGAAGAAATGCCCGCTGACCGCTGGGAACCTTCAGGCGACTGAAAAATATGGCGCCGACAATACGCGTCCCGTCTTTGGCAACACAGCCAATGAGAGAATCCGCTGGCGTTGTTGTGATCAGGCTGGAAACCAAAAATCCGATACTTTGCCCTTCGGCCGCACCTTCTGACGCCGAAAAAACGCGAGTAAAGAGTTCGACGACTTCGTCGGTCGCCGTGGATTCGAATAATGAAAATTCCATAGATCTGACTTCTTACAATCCATTTTGCTGGTAGCTATCACTATGGCAGCTACAACCTGAAGTTACTGACTAAACTCCTATTTTCCGTAATGGCGCCCGGAGTGAAGCCAGGTGAATTCCGCCGACAACCCCACAAAGTCCGCAACGAAGAAAACCCTGACAGCCACCACACTCGGCCTGCTAACTGCTGCCACCGTGGTTACCAGCCTGCGTGGCCTGCCGATGATGGCGCAGGAAGAGCTGACGATGTTTATCTACATCGGTTTCGCCACCCTGCTGTTCCTTATTCCCGCCGGACTCGTTGCCGCTGAACTGGGTGGCGCTTTCGGGGACCGGTCTGGCGGCGTCTACACCTGGGTCGGCGAGGCGTTTAGCCCGCGCCTGGGGTTTACCGCCATCTGGCTGCAGTGGATCCAGAATGTCGTCTGGTACCCAACCGGGCTCAGCTTTGCTGCGGCCGGCATCGCCTATGGTATTGGCCTGCCTCACCTCGCCGACAACAACATCTTCGTCGGCCTGTTCTGCATCCTCTCCTACTGGGCGGCAACCGCAGTGGCGCTCACCGGTACAGACCTGCTCGCCAAGGTCACCAAATTCGGATTCTTGCTCGGCACCGTATTACCCGGCCTGATTCTGATGGTACTGGCCATCGCCTGGGCTACCGCCGGCCATGATATTGGCTGGGAAACCGCGACCAACCCCGCTGTGACCACCGAAGAGGATGGCCACCACCACCCGCGCTGGTTCCCACATGTGGCCGGACTCGGCTCCCTGGCCTTTCTGGGTGGCATTCTATTGAACTTCGCCGGCGTAGAGGCACAAGCCACCCACGCCACCGAAATGCGCAACGCCAAGCGGGACTACCCGATCGCCATCTTTATCGCTGCCGCGGTTTCTTTTGCCATCTTCACCGTGGGCGCACTGGCTGTGGCCGCAATCCTGCCCTACGACAACATCAGCCTGCAGACAGGAGTATTCACTACCTTCGAGCAAGCCTTCGACAAACTGCTGGGAATGAAATGGCCGGTACAGGTACTCGCACTACTGGTGTGCTATGGGGCCCTCGGTGGCGCACTGGCCTGGCTCGCCGGCCCCAGCCGCGGCCTGCTGGCCACCGCGCGTGACGGCACCCTGCCCCCCTGGCTGCAGAAGACCAACAAGCAGGGCATGCAGAAGAGTATCCTGCTGGTTCAGGGCATTATCGCCACGCTCATCTCCAGCATCTACTTTCTGTTCAAGGACGTGGCCACGGCATTCTTCCTGATATCAGCAATGACCATCACCCTCTACATCATCATGTACATGATGATGTACGCCGCCGCCATTCGCTTGCGCCACACCCGTCCCGACCTGCCCCGCAGTTTCGAAATTCCAGGCGGAATGACCGGCATGCTACTGGTCGCGGGCATCGGGTTCCTCGCGGTGGCGTTTGCCTTCGTGGTCTCGTTCTTTCCTCCCGACCAGTTACCCGTCGGCAGCCCCAGTACCTATGTGATTCTAGTGGCTGCTGGCGCCGTGGTGTTTACCGCAATTCCTCTGCTGATTTACCAATTCCGTAAGCCAGGCTGGAAGCAGCAACAGCCCACTACCGAGCAGTAATAGATCAAGGTAACGACGATGAAGACACAATCCCCATTCGACGAATTCTTTGATCAACTGAATGAAGACATCCCCGATCACACCTTCCCGCGCACCACCATGTCGGCCTTTGCCGCAGAGGCCACGGTAAACAGTGAAGCCTGGGCAGATGCGAAACCGGTGATGAACCTGTCATCCTTTGTCACTACCTTTACCGAGCCTGAAGCCTTCGAGGTACTGAAAAAACACTACCTGAAGAACTACATCGACCACGACATGTACCCCCAGCTATTCGAGATGGAGGGACGCATGGTGCGCTGGCTACATGACTTGTGGAATGGCCCGAAAGACGCGGAGCCGTTCGGTACCGCCACCATCGGCTCCTCGGAAGCCTGTATGCTGGCGGGACTGGCGCATAAATGGAATTGGCGAAAAGCACGGCAAGCTGCCGGGCTGGATGCGAGTCGCCCCAACATCGTCACCGGTGGCAACGTCCAAATCGTGTGGAAAAAATTTATGCGTTACTTCGATGTTGAGCCACGCATCGCAGAACTCGCCCCGAACCAGTACCGGCTCACCACAGAGCACCTCGAGCAACTCGTCGATGAGAACACCACCGCAGTTGTGGCCATTGCCGGGCAGACATTTACCGGTGAAGACGATGACTTCCGGGCGATTCACGATTGGCTGGACGATTACGAGAAGCGCACCGGACACAATATCCCGATGCATATCGATGGCGCCTCCGGCGGATTCGTCAATCCGTTCCTCTATCCGGACTACCAGTGGGACTTCCGCTTACCGCGGGTACAATCGATCAATGCCTCCGGGCATAAATTCGGGCTGGTACCGCCGGGACTAGGGTGGCTTGTATTTAAAGACCGCAAAGTATTCGACGAGGACCTTATGTTCTACGTCAACTACCTAGGTGGCGAGATGCCCACCGCCACATTGAACTTCAGTCGTAATGCAGCGCCCGTCGCCTACCAGTACTACGTATTCCTGCGGCTAGGCTTCGAGGGGTTCCGCAAAATCATGCAGTGCACCCTCGATAACTCCCACTATCTGCGACAGCGATTGCTCGATAGCGGCTACTTTGACGTCCTCAACGCCACCCAAAGAATACCGGTGGTGGCACTCACCTTGAAAGAAGAGTTCACCAACTTCAACGAGTTCGAC includes these proteins:
- a CDS encoding amidohydrolase, with product MRFFSTPFTRLATFLVVTLVCLCFVAGCERDSQSADVVFTNGTVFTVNPEQPEAQAVAVSGNKISYVGSAEGVKAWVGKDTRVVDMQGGMLLPGFVDSHIHLAAGTLIARGVDLLTDDRKELFRRIREYAEQNPELEVITGYGWRFNVWDDRDPTAADLDAIDSTRPIFLWAVDGHKAWVNSKALEVAGIDKNTEDPAPGFSYFKRDEDGTPTGYIIEVPAQISTLEKLLDLGVDYTRSGMDEWMPKFSAAGVTTVLDAGIQGIEHDDAFSLIREYEDEGKLPFRIVATYYWNNGEIDPIPLLEEYRDKYNSELLQIQKLKINMDGDEVTRTALLVEPYADDPAASPKPIIDYEVVTDTAKRADEKGFDVFCHCLGDLAVRRMIDSVEKVIAANPERDRRNAVSHAWLIHPDDLERLKQFDISADMQLSWAGLDPLTNNIARSRIGDERMTRLQPAKPVLDAGARLTLSSDWPVAAYAPTYEPLKTLQGAVTRQGFGETTRKQPALGGEGAKLSLEQAIRAHTLAGAYLLRMDDKVGSIEVGKLADLVLLQSDIRDIDPYKIGDTKVVATMMNGKFTHDESAKGSP
- a CDS encoding GNAT family N-acetyltransferase, with the translated sequence MEFSLFESTATDEVVELFTRVFSASEGAAEGQSIGFLVSSLITTTPADSLIGCVAKDGTRIVGAIFFSRLKVPSGQRAFLLSPVAVATEVHGTGIGQALITFGLDQLRSQGTDLVFTYGDPAFYSKTGFAQIDESIVAAPYPLSQPIGWLGQSLDGSPIPAMRGVTECVEAFANPDHW
- a CDS encoding amino acid permease; protein product: MNSADNPTKSATKKTLTATTLGLLTAATVVTSLRGLPMMAQEELTMFIYIGFATLLFLIPAGLVAAELGGAFGDRSGGVYTWVGEAFSPRLGFTAIWLQWIQNVVWYPTGLSFAAAGIAYGIGLPHLADNNIFVGLFCILSYWAATAVALTGTDLLAKVTKFGFLLGTVLPGLILMVLAIAWATAGHDIGWETATNPAVTTEEDGHHHPRWFPHVAGLGSLAFLGGILLNFAGVEAQATHATEMRNAKRDYPIAIFIAAAVSFAIFTVGALAVAAILPYDNISLQTGVFTTFEQAFDKLLGMKWPVQVLALLVCYGALGGALAWLAGPSRGLLATARDGTLPPWLQKTNKQGMQKSILLVQGIIATLISSIYFLFKDVATAFFLISAMTITLYIIMYMMMYAAAIRLRHTRPDLPRSFEIPGGMTGMLLVAGIGFLAVAFAFVVSFFPPDQLPVGSPSTYVILVAAGAVVFTAIPLLIYQFRKPGWKQQQPTTEQ
- a CDS encoding glutamate decarboxylase, which gives rise to MKTQSPFDEFFDQLNEDIPDHTFPRTTMSAFAAEATVNSEAWADAKPVMNLSSFVTTFTEPEAFEVLKKHYLKNYIDHDMYPQLFEMEGRMVRWLHDLWNGPKDAEPFGTATIGSSEACMLAGLAHKWNWRKARQAAGLDASRPNIVTGGNVQIVWKKFMRYFDVEPRIAELAPNQYRLTTEHLEQLVDENTTAVVAIAGQTFTGEDDDFRAIHDWLDDYEKRTGHNIPMHIDGASGGFVNPFLYPDYQWDFRLPRVQSINASGHKFGLVPPGLGWLVFKDRKVFDEDLMFYVNYLGGEMPTATLNFSRNAAPVAYQYYVFLRLGFEGFRKIMQCTLDNSHYLRQRLLDSGYFDVLNATQRIPVVALTLKEEFTNFNEFDVSFKVREKGWVLSAYSMPPKAQSVNSLRIVVRPHLNHNVIKFLAEDIIHACNWLKEHGGNATPPKLHNAHQSSVSKC